A window from Streptomyces sp. NBC_00271 encodes these proteins:
- a CDS encoding phosphatase, protein MPISGTPSRAELVDHLVKTRIAGDVATPRENNLSHYRKLANGDRNFWLGLELGDRWTDEQDVLAVMAERCGVNDDPEYRYGQDTIDPELTIDALDRMAARLRKAADGEQRVLFATGHPGGLLDVHRATAAALRGAGCEIVVIPDGLQTDEGYVMQFADVAVLEHGATLWHTHSGEPMRAILKGLEGAGQPLPDLVVADHGWAGCAGQLGIDSVGYADCNDPALFLAESEGTLQVTVPLDDHVTSPRFYDPLTAYLLTSAGLA, encoded by the coding sequence ATGCCGATATCCGGGACCCCCAGCCGCGCCGAGCTCGTCGACCACCTCGTGAAGACCCGTATCGCGGGCGACGTCGCCACGCCCCGCGAGAACAACCTCTCCCACTACCGCAAGCTCGCCAACGGCGACCGCAACTTCTGGCTCGGCCTGGAACTCGGCGACCGCTGGACCGACGAGCAGGACGTGCTCGCCGTGATGGCGGAGCGGTGCGGTGTGAACGACGACCCGGAGTACCGCTACGGCCAGGACACCATCGACCCCGAGCTGACCATCGACGCCCTGGACCGGATGGCGGCGCGGCTGCGCAAGGCGGCGGACGGTGAGCAGCGGGTGCTGTTCGCGACCGGCCACCCCGGCGGTCTGCTCGACGTGCACCGTGCCACCGCCGCCGCGTTGCGCGGCGCCGGCTGCGAGATCGTCGTCATTCCGGACGGGCTGCAGACGGACGAGGGGTACGTCATGCAGTTCGCGGACGTGGCGGTGCTGGAGCACGGGGCCACGCTGTGGCACACCCACTCGGGCGAGCCGATGCGTGCGATCCTCAAGGGCCTGGAGGGTGCGGGCCAGCCCCTGCCCGACCTGGTCGTCGCGGACCACGGCTGGGCCGGCTGCGCGGGCCAGCTCGGCATCGACTCCGTCGGCTACGCCGACTGCAACGACCCGGCCCTCTTCCTCGCCGAGTCCGAGGGCACGCTCCAGGTGACGGTCCCCCTCGACGACCACGTCACAAGCCCTCGCTTCTACGACCCGCTGACGGCGTATCTGCTGACTTCCGCCGGTCTGGCCTGA
- a CDS encoding ABC transporter ATP-binding protein, which translates to MGEAISTSEILSTSAILSATGVDLSYGNQLAVRDAHFSVAPGEVAAVTGQSGSGKSSLLYCLAGVLPAQRGQVRFEGRSLGDLGDEEISALRRERFGFVFQYGELLPELTIEENTALPLRLAGQRKQPALAAAGAVLERLGLGELRGRRPSQVSGGQSQRVAVARALVHRPAVVFADEPTGSLDSANASAVLKEFLDLARSQGTAVVLVTHDPAVAAQADSHYTMSDGVLTPRSAA; encoded by the coding sequence TTGGGGGAAGCCATCAGTACGTCAGAGATCCTCAGTACGTCAGCGATCCTCTCCGCCACGGGAGTCGACCTCTCCTACGGCAATCAGCTCGCCGTCCGGGACGCCCACTTCTCCGTCGCCCCCGGCGAGGTCGCCGCCGTCACCGGACAGAGCGGTTCCGGCAAGTCCTCGCTTCTGTACTGCCTGGCCGGGGTGCTTCCCGCCCAGCGCGGGCAGGTGCGTTTCGAAGGACGGTCGCTCGGTGACCTCGGCGACGAAGAGATCAGCGCGCTGCGCCGCGAACGCTTCGGATTCGTCTTCCAGTACGGCGAGTTGCTGCCGGAGCTGACCATCGAGGAGAACACCGCCCTGCCGCTTCGCCTCGCCGGCCAGCGCAAGCAGCCCGCCCTCGCCGCCGCGGGCGCCGTCCTCGAACGGCTCGGGCTCGGCGAGCTGCGCGGCCGCCGCCCCTCGCAGGTCTCCGGCGGCCAGAGCCAGCGCGTCGCCGTCGCGCGGGCCCTGGTCCACCGCCCCGCCGTCGTCTTCGCCGACGAGCCGACCGGCTCCCTGGACAGCGCCAACGCCTCCGCCGTCCTCAAGGAGTTCCTCGACCTGGCCCGCTCCCAGGGCACCGCGGTCGTCCTGGTGACGCACGACCCCGCGGTCGCGGCGCAGGCCGACAGCCACTACACGATGTCCGACGGCGTCCTCACCCCCCGGAGCGCCGCGTGA
- a CDS encoding FtsX-like permease family protein translates to MREFLLGLRLLLGAGRGNRVRFLLMATGGSLGVCCLALVLTIPAILDAHDGRAAARALRTSAARTTSAPLVLERSDPHGSKAFTRIFVAPGTGKDTAAEAPPGLPRLPAPGEVFVSPRVHDLLHAEPALKGLLPGTEKGLIGGAGLTDPDELYAYVGTTRAELAHKGRALTGFDLGYAPTPAVDPSTLTILRFALATLVLLPLGVFLSVCARLSAASRTRRLAALRLLGLSAKGTQRVNAAETVVAALFGALLGLGEYWVLNQVMSRTGLPDLKWYPADGALSASTIAICLLGCPALAWFVGRASARTAAANPLAARRTAVPRPPSKWGGLLLVTGLGIVSGYCVTGLTAHPASSDGPSALLVPAGVLLTGAGLVLTLPLLTYALARGLADRTRSLTLNLAMRRNEVEPGSTMRVVTGLVLLVYAASLAQGILIEENQVTRPDSPAQDYSIALSGLTDRQRHDLASVPGVRAHALTMDSWTDPRYSGSAVQSRATALVATCAQLKELVRHSEGCVDGRVLRLTDPDTAADPGVRAGVAFPYRFQQGGRQKTLSITLPSAAIAYRAYDPSAVGGAAVLVPPSALPADARPASAQYVLTSGSQPDTVRRVLDGIGAVAPTADVNPIGVNIDGLQQIAVIETLLALGMVMGLVIGIAAFLVSVTDRAVERRAHITALSLIGARARTLRAVQCAQVVLPLGIGLALALVAGKLAESSYLVTGGGAVFWDGAGLAPLALVAVGAVAVAALGTLPLIGRRVNPELIRRD, encoded by the coding sequence GTGAGGGAGTTCCTGCTCGGACTGCGGCTGCTGCTCGGCGCCGGTCGCGGCAACCGCGTACGTTTTCTGCTGATGGCGACCGGCGGCTCCCTCGGCGTGTGCTGCCTGGCCCTGGTCCTCACCATCCCGGCGATCCTCGACGCCCACGACGGACGCGCCGCCGCCCGGGCCCTGCGGACCTCCGCAGCCCGCACGACGAGCGCGCCCCTCGTCCTGGAACGCTCGGACCCGCACGGCTCCAAGGCGTTCACCCGCATCTTCGTCGCTCCCGGCACCGGGAAGGACACGGCGGCAGAGGCTCCTCCCGGGCTGCCCCGGCTCCCCGCCCCCGGCGAGGTGTTCGTCTCCCCCCGCGTCCACGACCTGCTGCATGCCGAACCTGCCCTCAAAGGTCTGCTCCCGGGCACCGAGAAAGGCCTCATCGGCGGCGCGGGCCTCACCGACCCCGACGAGCTGTACGCGTACGTCGGCACCACCCGCGCCGAACTGGCCCACAAGGGCAGGGCGTTGACCGGCTTCGACCTCGGCTACGCGCCGACCCCGGCCGTCGACCCCTCCACCCTCACCATCCTCCGCTTCGCCCTCGCCACCCTGGTCCTGCTCCCCCTGGGCGTCTTCCTCTCCGTCTGCGCCCGGCTCTCCGCCGCCAGCCGCACCCGGCGTCTCGCCGCCCTGCGGCTGCTGGGCCTGAGTGCCAAGGGCACCCAGCGTGTGAACGCCGCGGAGACCGTCGTGGCGGCCCTGTTCGGCGCGCTGCTCGGGCTCGGCGAGTACTGGGTCCTCAACCAGGTGATGTCCAGGACCGGGCTGCCCGACCTGAAGTGGTACCCGGCGGACGGCGCCCTGTCCGCGTCCACGATCGCCATCTGTCTGCTCGGCTGCCCGGCACTCGCCTGGTTCGTCGGCCGGGCGAGCGCGCGCACCGCGGCCGCCAACCCGCTGGCCGCACGCCGCACCGCCGTCCCGCGCCCCCCGTCGAAGTGGGGCGGCCTGCTGCTCGTCACCGGCCTGGGCATCGTCAGCGGCTACTGCGTGACCGGCCTTACCGCTCACCCTGCCTCCAGCGACGGCCCCTCCGCGCTGCTCGTCCCGGCGGGCGTCCTGCTGACCGGCGCCGGCCTCGTACTGACCCTGCCGCTCCTCACGTACGCCCTCGCCCGGGGCCTCGCCGACCGGACCCGCTCCCTGACCCTGAACTTGGCGATGCGCCGCAACGAGGTGGAGCCCGGCAGCACCATGCGGGTCGTCACCGGCCTCGTCCTGCTCGTGTACGCCGCCTCCCTCGCCCAGGGCATCCTGATCGAGGAGAACCAGGTCACCCGGCCGGACAGCCCAGCGCAGGACTACTCGATCGCGCTGTCCGGCCTCACCGACCGCCAGCGACACGACCTCGCCTCGGTGCCGGGTGTCCGCGCGCACGCGCTGACGATGGACTCCTGGACCGACCCGCGCTACTCCGGCTCCGCCGTCCAGTCACGGGCGACCGCCCTTGTCGCCACCTGCGCCCAACTGAAGGAGCTGGTACGGCACTCAGAGGGCTGTGTGGACGGACGGGTGCTGCGGCTCACCGATCCCGACACGGCCGCGGACCCGGGCGTGCGCGCCGGGGTCGCCTTCCCCTACCGCTTCCAGCAGGGTGGCCGGCAGAAGACCTTGTCGATCACCCTGCCGTCCGCCGCGATCGCCTATCGCGCGTACGACCCCTCGGCGGTCGGAGGTGCCGCCGTCCTCGTCCCGCCGTCCGCGCTGCCGGCCGACGCACGCCCGGCCTCGGCGCAGTACGTGCTGACCAGCGGCTCGCAGCCCGACACCGTCCGCCGCGTGCTGGACGGCATCGGAGCCGTGGCGCCGACCGCCGACGTCAACCCGATCGGCGTCAACATCGACGGGCTGCAGCAGATCGCCGTCATCGAGACGCTGCTGGCACTCGGCATGGTCATGGGCCTGGTCATCGGCATCGCTGCGTTCCTGGTCTCCGTGACGGACCGGGCCGTGGAGCGCCGCGCGCACATCACCGCGCTCTCCCTGATCGGGGCCCGCGCGAGAACCCTGCGGGCCGTGCAGTGTGCCCAGGTCGTGCTGCCGCTGGGCATCGGCCTGGCCCTGGCGCTCGTGGCGGGCAAGCTCGCCGAGTCCAGCTATCTCGTCACCGGCGGCGGTGCGGTGTTCTGGGACGGTGCCGGCCTCGCGCCGCTCGCTCTCGTTGCCGTGGGCGCGGTGGCGGTGGCCGCGCTCGGCACGCTCCCGCTGATCGGCCGCCGCGTGAACCCGGAATTGATCCGCCGCGACTGA
- a CDS encoding cation diffusion facilitator family transporter, with amino-acid sequence MAMTGAGAGQQDDDGGGESTFTVIVAALANLGIAVAKAVAGVISGSSAMLSEAAHSVADTVTELLLLTALKRSEKPADEDHPLGYGPERYIWAMLAAVATFVGGAVFSLYDGIHTLVAGEELGDPLVSYIVLAVAFLLESYSLRTGVRQARGEAERVGAPFKRYLRHTPDTAVKAVVLEDSAALIGLVLAAGGLLGGQLTGSGVWDGIASVCIGLLLLYVAWVLGRSNAELLIGRPLPKPMRERIRAELLAVEHVEAVLELTTLVQGPREALVAAKVDFRDVSTAAQIEWACEQAEARLREAFPVVSRVYLDPTPGYAQRRHEGLNPWP; translated from the coding sequence ATGGCCATGACTGGAGCGGGAGCCGGACAGCAGGACGACGACGGCGGCGGCGAGAGCACCTTCACGGTGATCGTCGCCGCCCTCGCCAATCTCGGGATCGCGGTGGCCAAGGCGGTCGCGGGCGTCATCAGCGGATCGAGCGCGATGCTGTCCGAGGCCGCGCACTCGGTGGCCGACACGGTCACCGAGCTGCTGCTGCTCACCGCGCTGAAGCGCAGCGAGAAACCGGCCGACGAGGACCACCCGCTCGGCTACGGACCCGAGCGCTACATCTGGGCGATGCTCGCCGCCGTCGCCACCTTCGTCGGCGGCGCGGTGTTCTCCCTCTACGACGGCATCCACACCCTCGTCGCGGGCGAGGAGCTGGGCGACCCCCTCGTCTCGTACATCGTGCTCGCGGTCGCCTTCCTGCTGGAGAGCTACTCCTTGCGCACCGGCGTACGCCAGGCGCGCGGGGAGGCGGAGCGTGTGGGGGCGCCCTTCAAGCGCTACCTCCGGCACACCCCGGACACCGCCGTGAAGGCCGTGGTCCTGGAGGACTCGGCTGCCCTGATCGGCCTCGTCCTCGCGGCGGGCGGCCTGCTCGGCGGACAGCTCACCGGCTCCGGCGTCTGGGACGGCATCGCGTCCGTCTGCATCGGTCTCCTCCTGCTGTACGTCGCCTGGGTCCTCGGCCGCTCCAACGCCGAGCTGCTGATCGGCCGCCCCCTCCCCAAGCCGATGCGGGAGCGGATCCGGGCCGAACTGCTCGCCGTGGAGCACGTCGAGGCCGTACTGGAGCTCACGACCCTCGTACAGGGGCCGCGCGAGGCGCTGGTCGCGGCCAAGGTCGACTTCAGGGACGTCTCGACCGCCGCCCAGATCGAATGGGCCTGCGAACAGGCGGAGGCCCGACTGCGAGAGGCGTTCCCCGTGGTGAGCCGGGTGTACCTCGACCCGACACCGGGCTACGCCCAACGCCGCCACGAGGGCCTGAACCCTTGGCCGTGA
- the tesB gene encoding acyl-CoA thioesterase II — MSQALESLLDLLDLERIEQDIFRGQSRSAVVPRVFGGQVAAQALVAAGRTVPEDRHAHSLHAYFLRPGDPGAPIVYTVDRIRDGRSFTTRRVVAIQHGQPIFHLSASFQTYEEGMEHQAAMPPAPDPETLPTAAELLPLYADVIKDPFVVERLLEARESVDLRYVDAPPYGTVGEIREPHSQVWFRTNGKLADDPLLHVVLATYVSDMTLLDSILLAHGRGGWVTGDVVGASLDHAMWFHRPFRADEWLLYDQESPSASGGRGLGQARIYTQDGRLAISVIQEGVVRIPR; from the coding sequence ATGAGTCAGGCACTTGAGTCCCTGCTCGATCTGCTCGACCTGGAGCGGATCGAGCAGGACATCTTCCGCGGCCAGTCCCGCTCCGCCGTCGTCCCGCGCGTCTTCGGCGGGCAGGTGGCGGCGCAGGCACTGGTGGCCGCCGGGCGCACGGTCCCCGAGGACCGGCACGCGCACTCCCTGCACGCGTACTTCCTGCGTCCGGGGGACCCCGGCGCGCCCATCGTGTACACGGTGGACCGCATCCGCGACGGGCGCTCCTTCACCACCCGCCGCGTCGTCGCCATCCAGCACGGGCAGCCGATCTTCCACCTCTCCGCGTCCTTCCAGACGTACGAGGAGGGCATGGAGCACCAGGCCGCGATGCCGCCCGCGCCCGACCCGGAGACGCTGCCCACGGCCGCCGAACTGCTGCCGCTGTACGCCGATGTCATCAAGGACCCGTTCGTCGTCGAACGGCTCCTCGAAGCGCGCGAGTCCGTCGACCTGCGCTATGTCGACGCGCCTCCGTACGGCACGGTCGGCGAGATACGCGAACCGCACTCCCAGGTGTGGTTCCGCACCAACGGCAAACTGGCCGACGATCCCCTCCTCCATGTCGTCCTCGCCACCTACGTCTCCGACATGACGCTCCTCGACTCGATCCTGCTCGCGCACGGGCGCGGCGGCTGGGTGACCGGGGACGTCGTCGGGGCCTCGCTGGACCACGCGATGTGGTTCCACCGCCCCTTCCGTGCCGACGAATGGCTGCTGTACGACCAGGAGTCGCCGTCCGCCTCCGGAGGGCGCGGCCTCGGCCAGGCCCGCATCTACACCCAGGACGGACGGCTCGCCATCTCGGTGATCCAGGAGGGCGTGGTCCGCATCCCCCGGTAG
- a CDS encoding acyl-CoA dehydrogenase family protein, with translation MRRTVFNEDHEAFRETLRAFIEAEVVPVYDEWFAAGQAPRDFYYKLAELGVFGIRVDEEHGGAGIDSYKFEAVLYEETARAGVSFGGSGVHVLLGLPYIKLLATDEQKKRFLPKFVSGEEMWAIAMTEPGTGSDLAGMKTTAKLSEDGTHYVLNGAKTFITGGVHADRMIVCARTSAPTKEDRRHGISLFVVDTKAEGYSVGRKLDKLGLKTSDTAELAFVDVKVPVEDLLGEENKGFYYLGHNLASERWGIAFGAYAQAKAAVRFAKQYVQERVVFGQPVAAFQNTKFELAACQAEVDAAEAVVDRATEALDAGELTPAEAASAKLFATEVAHRVIDRCLQLHGGYGFMNEYPIARLYADNRVNRIYGGTSEIMKSIIAKDMGL, from the coding sequence GTGCGCCGTACGGTGTTCAACGAGGACCACGAGGCGTTCCGGGAGACCCTGCGGGCCTTCATAGAGGCCGAGGTCGTTCCCGTCTACGACGAGTGGTTCGCCGCGGGCCAGGCGCCGCGCGACTTCTACTACAAGCTCGCCGAGCTCGGCGTCTTCGGCATCCGCGTGGACGAGGAGCACGGCGGCGCGGGCATCGACTCGTACAAGTTCGAGGCCGTCCTGTACGAGGAGACCGCCCGCGCGGGTGTCTCCTTCGGCGGCTCCGGTGTGCACGTGCTGCTCGGCCTGCCCTACATCAAGCTGCTCGCCACCGACGAGCAGAAGAAGCGCTTCCTGCCGAAGTTCGTCTCCGGCGAGGAGATGTGGGCCATCGCGATGACCGAGCCGGGCACCGGCTCCGACCTCGCGGGCATGAAGACCACCGCCAAGCTCTCCGAGGACGGTACGCACTACGTCCTCAACGGCGCCAAGACCTTCATCACGGGTGGCGTGCACGCCGACCGCATGATCGTCTGCGCTCGCACCTCCGCGCCCACCAAGGAGGACCGCCGTCACGGCATCTCCCTCTTCGTGGTGGACACCAAGGCCGAGGGCTACTCGGTGGGCCGCAAGCTCGACAAGCTCGGCCTGAAGACCTCGGACACCGCCGAGCTGGCGTTCGTCGACGTGAAGGTCCCGGTCGAGGACCTCCTCGGCGAAGAGAACAAGGGCTTCTACTACCTCGGCCACAACCTCGCCTCCGAGCGTTGGGGCATCGCCTTCGGCGCGTACGCGCAGGCCAAGGCCGCCGTCCGGTTCGCCAAGCAGTACGTGCAGGAGCGGGTCGTCTTCGGCCAGCCCGTCGCCGCCTTCCAGAACACCAAGTTCGAACTGGCCGCCTGCCAGGCCGAGGTGGACGCGGCCGAGGCCGTCGTCGACCGGGCCACCGAGGCCCTGGACGCCGGTGAGCTGACCCCCGCCGAGGCGGCCAGCGCCAAGCTGTTCGCCACCGAGGTCGCGCACCGCGTCATCGACCGCTGCCTCCAGCTGCACGGCGGCTACGGCTTCATGAACGAGTACCCGATCGCCCGCCTGTACGCGGACAACCGCGTCAACCGTATCTACGGCGGCACCAGCGAGATCATGAAGTCGATCATCGCGAAGGACATGGGCCTTTAG
- a CDS encoding SACE_7040 family transcriptional regulator: MATRTDAPTRREQILREAARLFAERGFHGVGVDEIGAAVGISGPGLYRHFAGKDAMLAELLVGISGQLLTGGKRRVAEADGGAEAVLDSLVEGHIDFALDDRPLITLHDRELDRLRDSDRKLVRQLQRQYVELWVEVVREVYPALTEPTARSAVHSVFGLLNSTPHLGRPGALPGRGVTAALLHRMARGAFAAAAAGDTVL, encoded by the coding sequence ATGGCCACGAGAACCGACGCCCCCACCCGACGCGAGCAGATCCTCCGGGAGGCTGCCCGGCTCTTCGCCGAGCGCGGCTTCCACGGCGTCGGGGTGGACGAGATAGGAGCGGCGGTCGGCATCAGCGGCCCCGGTCTGTACCGGCACTTCGCGGGCAAGGACGCGATGCTCGCCGAGCTGCTGGTGGGGATCAGCGGGCAGCTGCTCACCGGCGGCAAGCGTCGGGTGGCGGAGGCCGACGGGGGTGCGGAGGCGGTCCTCGACTCGCTCGTCGAGGGTCACATCGACTTCGCGCTCGACGACCGTCCCCTGATCACCCTGCACGACCGCGAGCTGGACCGCCTGCGGGACAGCGACCGCAAGCTCGTACGACAGTTGCAGCGGCAGTACGTCGAGCTGTGGGTGGAGGTCGTGCGCGAGGTGTATCCGGCCCTCACCGAACCCACCGCCCGCTCGGCGGTGCACTCGGTCTTCGGCCTCCTGAACTCGACACCCCACCTCGGCCGGCCGGGGGCGCTGCCGGGGCGCGGCGTGACGGCGGCCCTGCTGCACCGGATGGCGCGGGGCGCCTTCGCGGCGGCGGCGGCCGGAGACACCGTTCTTTGA
- a CDS encoding carboxyl transferase domain-containing protein has protein sequence MHEAPELTSAADPASEAWRANEAAHRALGEELRAKLAEARLGGGERARERHTARGKLLPRERVDTLLDPGSPFLELAPLAAHGMYDGQAPAAGVIAGIGRVSGRECVIVANDATVKGGTYYPMTVKKHLRAQEVALENRLPCVYLVDSGGAFLPMQDEVFPDREHFGRIFYNQARMSGAGIPQIAAVLGSCTAGGAYVPAMSDEAVIVRNQGTIFLGGPPLVKAATGEVVTAEELGGGEVHARVSGVTDHLAEDDAHALRIVRNIAATLPARGPLPWAVEQSVEPKVDPYGLYGAVPVDSRTPYDVREVIARVVDGSRFAEFKAEFGQTLVTGFARIHGHPVGIVANNGILFSESAQKGAHFIELCDQRGIPLVFLQNISGFMVGRQYEAGGIAKHGAKMVTAVACTRVPKLTVVIGGSYGAGNYSMCGRAYSPRFLWMWPGAKISVMGGEQAASVLATVKRDQLEARGDSWPVEDEDAFKAPIRAQYERQGSAYYATARLWDDGVIDPLETRQVLGLALTACANAPLGDPQFGVFRM, from the coding sequence ATGCACGAAGCACCGGAGCTGACGAGCGCGGCAGATCCCGCGTCGGAGGCCTGGCGGGCCAACGAGGCGGCCCATCGCGCCCTCGGCGAGGAGCTGCGCGCCAAGCTCGCCGAGGCACGCCTCGGGGGCGGTGAGCGGGCCCGGGAGCGCCACACCGCGCGCGGGAAGCTGCTCCCGCGCGAGCGCGTGGACACGCTCCTCGACCCGGGCTCGCCCTTCCTGGAGCTGGCCCCGCTGGCCGCCCACGGGATGTACGACGGGCAGGCCCCGGCCGCCGGGGTGATCGCCGGGATCGGCAGGGTCAGCGGCCGCGAGTGCGTGATCGTCGCCAATGACGCCACCGTCAAGGGCGGCACGTACTACCCGATGACCGTGAAGAAGCACCTGCGGGCACAGGAGGTGGCGCTCGAGAACCGCCTCCCCTGTGTCTATCTCGTCGACTCCGGAGGCGCCTTCCTGCCCATGCAGGACGAGGTCTTCCCGGACCGCGAGCACTTCGGGCGGATCTTCTACAACCAGGCGCGGATGTCGGGGGCGGGGATCCCGCAGATCGCCGCCGTCCTCGGGTCGTGCACGGCCGGCGGCGCGTATGTGCCGGCGATGAGCGACGAGGCCGTGATCGTGCGCAATCAGGGCACGATCTTCCTCGGCGGGCCCCCACTGGTGAAGGCCGCCACCGGTGAGGTCGTCACCGCCGAGGAGCTGGGCGGCGGCGAGGTCCACGCGCGTGTGTCGGGCGTCACCGACCACCTCGCGGAGGACGACGCGCACGCGCTGCGGATCGTACGGAACATCGCGGCCACGCTCCCCGCGCGCGGGCCCCTCCCCTGGGCGGTCGAGCAGTCCGTCGAGCCCAAGGTGGATCCGTACGGGCTCTACGGCGCGGTGCCCGTCGACTCCCGCACCCCCTACGACGTACGCGAGGTCATCGCGCGCGTGGTGGACGGTTCGCGCTTCGCCGAGTTCAAGGCGGAGTTCGGGCAGACCCTGGTCACGGGCTTCGCGCGCATCCACGGACACCCGGTCGGGATCGTCGCCAACAACGGCATCCTGTTCTCCGAGTCCGCCCAGAAGGGCGCCCACTTCATCGAGCTGTGCGACCAGCGCGGCATCCCCCTGGTGTTCCTGCAGAACATCTCGGGCTTCATGGTGGGGCGTCAGTACGAGGCCGGTGGCATCGCCAAGCACGGCGCCAAGATGGTCACGGCCGTCGCCTGCACCCGCGTGCCCAAGCTGACCGTGGTGATCGGCGGTTCGTACGGCGCGGGCAACTACTCGATGTGCGGCCGGGCGTACTCACCGCGCTTCCTGTGGATGTGGCCCGGCGCCAAGATCTCCGTGATGGGCGGCGAACAGGCCGCGTCCGTCCTCGCGACCGTCAAGCGCGACCAGCTGGAGGCGCGTGGGGACTCCTGGCCCGTCGAGGACGAGGACGCCTTCAAGGCCCCGATCCGCGCCCAGTACGAGCGGCAGGGCAGCGCCTACTACGCGACGGCCCGTCTCTGGGACGACGGCGTCATCGACCCGCTGGAGACCCGGCAGGTGCTGGGGCTCGCACTGACCGCCTGCGCCAACGCGCCACTGGGTGACCCCCAGTTCGGCGTCTTCCGGATGTGA